From the Poecilia reticulata strain Guanapo unplaced genomic scaffold, Guppy_female_1.0+MT scaffold_257, whole genome shotgun sequence genome, one window contains:
- the ak8 gene encoding adenylate kinase 8, producing MPPPPLCSNMVSHDLHVSVQEDSAEVLVQQLQQRLKETDCFHKGWVLVGIPQTRVQVLQLQRAGIIPEHVVMLEAPEEVLLQRNHGRFTDPVTGDVYHQLFVQPENDTIKRRLEKGRSLSDQQLLAKVQHYRCEVTAVKAAYQHVLKVFNADQPPADVFQQALTFVTTRRHFRTPRIVLVGPSGSGKSHLARLVSEKYKVVDVSCGGLLRSVVSDGSALGTQIQPYMDYGRPVPDSLLVPVLEARLSQVDCSCRGWILHGFPCDMQQAKSLHESQYQPNRVFFLAASNDVCMQRLSLRGTDPISGERYHAVTQPAPSSEVQDRLRTAPYDDSGAVTKRLRQFRFNYEGLQTVYPDAIHLDADQDPHTVLESLESRLYTT from the exons ATGCCTCCACCTCCGCTGTGCTCCAACATGGTGTCACATGACCTGCATGTCTCTGTCCAGGAAGATTCTGCtgaggttctggtccagcagcTGCAACAGAGACTGAAAGAGACGGACTGCTTTCACAAG GGCTGGGTGCTGGTCGGGATCCCTCAGACCCGTGTCCAGGTTCTGCAGCTCCAGCGGGCCGGAATCATCCCAGAACACGTTG TGATGCTGGAGGCTCCAGaggaggttctgctgcagaggaACCACGGCAGGTTCACCGACCCGGTCACTGGAG ACGTCTACCATCAGCTCTTCGTCCAGCCGGAGAACGACACCATCAAACGGCGCCTGGAGAAGGGGCGGAGCCTGTCTGACCAGCAGCTATTGGCCAAGGTGCAGCACTACCGCTGTGAGGTCACAGCTGTGAAAGCGGCCTATCAGCACGTCCTGAAGGTCTTCAACGCAGACCAGCCTCCTGCTGACGTCTTCCAGCAAG CTCTGACCTTCGTCACGACCCGACGTCACTTCAGAACTCCAAGAATAGTTCTGGTGGGCCCGTCAGGGTCCGGAAAGAGCCACCTGGCCCGGCTGGTGTCTGAGAAGTACAAAGTGGTGGATG TGAGCTGCGGCGGCCTGCTCCGGTCGGTGGTCTCTGACGGTTCTGCTCTGGGAACTCAGATTCAGCCCTACATGGATTACGGCCGCCCAG TCCCAGACTCCCTTCTGGTGCCGGTTCTGGAGGCCCGTCTGAGTCAGGtggactgcagctgcagagggTGGATCCTGCACGGCTTCCCCTGCGACATGCAGCAGGCCAAGAGCCTACACGAGTCCCAGTACCAGCCCAACAG agtCTTCTTCCTGGCGGCCAGTAATGACGTCTGCATGCAGCGGCTCTCCCTCAGAGGAACCGACCCCATCAGCGGCGAGAG GTACCATGCCGTGACCCAACCAGCCCCCAGCTCTGAGGTCCAGGACCGGCTCCGGACGGCTCCGTATGACGACAGCGGGGCGGTGACCAAGAGGCTGAGGCAGTTCAGGTTCAACTATGAAGGCCTgcag ACTGTTTATCCAGATGCTATTCACCTGGACGCCGACCAGGACCCACACACTGTGCTGGAGTCTCTGGAGAGCCGCCTCTACACCACCTGA